One segment of Bacteroides caecimuris DNA contains the following:
- a CDS encoding DUF3800 domain-containing protein: MECSHKTYNIYCDESTHLENDGQPYMIYGYVSIPYNEMALAKKQIREIKQKHGYEGELKWTNISDKTFALYNEIVDYFFMTNMKFRAVIVDKSEIDNTRAEYSYNDFYFRMYYQLLHHQMDMDSTYNVYFDIKDTCSQRKLHKLAEILKYNSAIRDFNFVKSHQVHFIQLADILMGAINYHLRIQRGTIEGKVRAKRLIVEKIKRQTNLSLLCTTPLKNKKFNLFFINLQK; the protein is encoded by the coding sequence ATGGAGTGCAGCCACAAAACCTATAACATATATTGCGACGAGAGTACGCATCTGGAAAATGACGGACAGCCTTACATGATATACGGTTATGTAAGCATACCGTACAACGAAATGGCTCTCGCCAAAAAGCAGATACGGGAAATCAAGCAAAAGCACGGATATGAGGGGGAATTGAAATGGACGAACATCTCGGACAAGACCTTTGCCCTTTATAACGAAATAGTGGATTATTTCTTTATGACCAACATGAAATTTAGGGCGGTCATCGTGGATAAATCGGAGATAGACAACACACGGGCAGAATACAGCTACAATGATTTTTATTTTCGGATGTATTACCAGCTATTGCATCATCAAATGGACATGGACAGCACCTATAATGTCTATTTCGACATCAAGGACACGTGCAGCCAACGGAAACTGCATAAGCTGGCGGAGATATTGAAATACAATTCGGCTATACGGGACTTCAATTTTGTCAAGTCGCATCAGGTACATTTTATCCAGTTGGCAGACATTCTTATGGGAGCGATAAACTACCATTTACGCATCCAGCGGGGAACCATTGAGGGAAAGGTACGGGCAAAACGCCTGATTGTCGAGAAGATAAAGAGACAGACAAATCTTTCGTTATTATGTACCACTCCTCTGAAAAACAAGAAGTTCAACCTTTTCTTTATCAACCTGCAAAAGTAA
- a CDS encoding DUF4099 domain-containing protein — MDERPDSSQQLMDILLVMDEKGTLRAVSGVKDGELQTKNPLEDNNDLLRVDRHGDMFSNFFSNLWSQLKDPTRFHFFRVPEEEVQRVAADFRQRESQSVKTGEPLVAQYEVQPPVQAQQQNQAGQQQQPEGAPQQSAGQTEQNPQYKYRPEDIDWNSLAALGVQREQIEGNGMLDQMLRGFQTDKTVRVHFHFDGISHSNDSQLSLKPGTDGRLTVCSHGILDPEKMQKQFFGYDITDSDKQVLRQTGNMGHPATVTNRAGEQVEALVSRNLKTNELVAFPLSKVNIPAEKNGHTFTPNEIARLKQGEAVVCRFLSRAKEGEQPKIYPAPVQFSAAKMQLEFLFGDRGRLAMDAYKANLKQTANQEVPKTFRKQELTEKSRLELEAGGTVKVSGLVDKKGKAYQGYITWKPGEKPAFMFPKDYNAALEEGRVKPAVENEVQVAINSEGKTVETTRNLKEALQSAQQRPTGEQKQQQERRQEQKEDRKQAQKQEQPDKPKRSRGVRR, encoded by the coding sequence ATGGACGAACGACCGGACAGCAGCCAACAGTTGATGGACATCCTGCTCGTCATGGACGAGAAAGGCACGCTCCGAGCCGTCAGCGGAGTAAAGGACGGCGAGTTACAGACCAAGAACCCCTTGGAGGACAACAACGACCTCCTGCGGGTGGATCGCCACGGCGATATGTTTTCAAATTTCTTTTCCAACCTCTGGAGCCAGTTGAAAGACCCGACCCGCTTCCATTTCTTCCGTGTGCCGGAAGAGGAGGTGCAGCGGGTAGCCGCCGATTTCCGGCAGAGGGAGAGCCAGTCCGTCAAAACGGGCGAGCCGCTCGTTGCGCAGTACGAGGTGCAGCCGCCTGTGCAGGCACAGCAGCAAAACCAAGCCGGGCAGCAGCAACAGCCCGAAGGTGCGCCGCAGCAGTCCGCCGGGCAGACCGAACAGAACCCGCAGTACAAGTATCGTCCGGAGGACATCGACTGGAACAGCCTCGCCGCACTCGGCGTGCAGCGGGAGCAGATCGAGGGCAACGGGATGCTTGATCAGATGCTACGGGGCTTCCAGACCGACAAGACCGTCCGGGTGCATTTCCACTTCGACGGCATCTCGCACAGCAACGACAGCCAGCTCTCGCTCAAGCCCGGCACGGACGGCAGGCTGACCGTGTGCAGCCACGGCATCCTCGACCCGGAGAAGATGCAGAAGCAGTTCTTCGGCTACGACATCACCGACTCCGACAAGCAGGTGCTCCGGCAGACGGGCAACATGGGACACCCGGCGACCGTCACCAACCGGGCGGGCGAGCAGGTCGAAGCCCTTGTCAGCCGCAACCTCAAGACCAACGAGCTGGTCGCCTTCCCGCTCTCCAAGGTCAATATCCCGGCGGAGAAGAACGGGCATACCTTCACCCCGAACGAGATAGCCCGGCTCAAACAGGGCGAGGCGGTGGTCTGCCGGTTCCTTTCCAGAGCCAAGGAGGGGGAGCAGCCCAAGATCTATCCGGCTCCCGTGCAATTCAGCGCAGCCAAGATGCAGCTCGAATTTCTCTTCGGCGACCGGGGTAGGCTGGCGATGGATGCGTACAAGGCGAACCTGAAACAGACCGCCAATCAGGAGGTGCCGAAGACTTTCCGCAAGCAGGAGCTTACCGAGAAGTCTCGCCTCGAACTCGAAGCCGGGGGAACGGTCAAGGTCTCCGGTCTGGTGGACAAGAAAGGAAAAGCCTACCAAGGCTACATCACATGGAAGCCCGGCGAGAAGCCCGCCTTCATGTTCCCCAAGGACTACAATGCGGCGCTCGAAGAGGGGCGTGTCAAGCCCGCCGTGGAGAACGAGGTGCAGGTGGCCATCAATTCCGAGGGCAAGACCGTCGAGACGACCCGCAACCTGAAAGAAGCCCTGCAATCCGCACAGCAGCGACCCACCGGGGAGCAGAAACAGCAGCAGGAGCGCAGGCAGGAGCAGAAAGAGGACCGGAAACAGGCACAGAAGCAGGAGCAGCCCGACAAGCCTAAGCGCAGCCGGGGTGTCCGCCGCTGA
- a CDS encoding site-specific integrase, giving the protein MDNKNHFESKVSDFLEALRKAGYSESTIRQYKKTCRLFIVYMDINYIQDCNVESINLFLKTMPQEKTRLIHGTNYRLLLFVNYLTDRTIQKPVVRYVIRKFSGEIGGIMTKYLHLLEEQRLSPKTIDGYEHVFSYFLRHLSLRNVFRISDIGEDDVLTFISSSQNSKQRVLATMRVFCRYLYEQKLINKNIDYVIGRNRYVVKEKLPSTYTCEEVLQIESSVNQSTPVGKRDYAMLLLATRLGLRSSDIAGLQFSNLDWDRNIIRLIQYKTKREIELPLLKDVGEAIINYVKYGRPSSSSKQIFLSSLAPYNPVNGAVVSLSVRKIICHSRIDTRDRKKGPHAMRHTLASQLLRNGVSLPVISETLGHKTTQTTMGYLRIDIDGLMKCVLEVPDVPSDFYTQKGGLFYV; this is encoded by the coding sequence ATGGACAATAAAAATCATTTTGAATCCAAAGTTTCGGATTTTTTAGAAGCGTTGCGTAAAGCCGGATATTCAGAATCGACTATCCGACAGTATAAAAAGACCTGTCGTCTTTTTATCGTTTACATGGATATAAACTACATACAAGACTGTAATGTAGAATCCATCAATTTGTTTTTAAAGACTATGCCACAAGAAAAAACGCGGTTGATACATGGAACCAATTATCGATTGCTGCTATTCGTTAATTATCTTACGGATAGAACTATCCAAAAACCAGTTGTGAGATACGTTATACGCAAATTCTCAGGAGAAATAGGAGGCATTATGACAAAATACCTTCATCTCTTGGAAGAACAAAGACTATCTCCTAAAACGATAGATGGCTACGAACATGTATTTAGCTATTTTCTCAGGCATTTGTCTTTGAGGAATGTATTCCGTATCTCAGATATAGGTGAGGATGATGTGCTAACTTTTATATCTTCCAGCCAAAACAGTAAACAAAGAGTATTGGCAACGATGCGTGTATTTTGTCGTTACCTGTACGAACAAAAGCTTATCAATAAGAATATTGATTATGTGATAGGAAGAAACCGTTATGTTGTAAAAGAAAAACTACCGTCAACATACACTTGTGAAGAAGTCTTGCAAATAGAATCTTCGGTAAATCAATCCACTCCTGTAGGAAAACGAGATTACGCCATGCTCCTATTAGCGACACGGTTAGGACTACGTTCCTCCGATATTGCTGGATTACAATTCAGTAATTTAGATTGGGATAGAAACATTATCCGCCTGATACAGTACAAGACTAAGCGTGAAATAGAATTGCCGCTATTAAAGGATGTGGGGGAAGCTATTATAAATTATGTAAAATATGGCAGACCAAGTTCTTCTTCCAAACAGATATTCCTATCCTCTTTAGCCCCATATAATCCTGTGAATGGGGCGGTAGTTTCTTTGTCGGTCAGAAAGATTATCTGCCATTCAAGAATAGATACAAGGGATAGAAAAAAAGGCCCTCACGCAATGAGACATACTTTAGCCAGCCAGCTATTGCGTAATGGCGTATCACTGCCCGTCATTTCTGAAACATTGGGACACAAAACTACGCAAACGACAATGGGCTATCTTCGGATAGACATTGATGGTTTGATGAAATGTGTCCTTGAAGTTCCGGATGTCCCATCCGATTTCTACACACAGAAAGGAGGTTTGTTCTATGTCTGA
- a CDS encoding tyrosine-type recombinase/integrase, with amino-acid sequence MSEQFIYQSVFAPYFKDFLAMKESQVSDIGRIKWMLLEFDKFFVNSNIRDVFITKSMIDAWKCTRIHDKKKTLYDKVSMFRQFCLYLCHIGKECYIPKLPKKEYSDFTPYVFTRGQIQDIFETCDKQRMYSHNIYCNLFALPTLYRILYATGIRIGEAISIRNRDVDLRRNCIIVRKTKNKMERLIPLSGSLSKVLQQYLEYRNKMPLPDVDAPDKFLLISPSGRPLSSCTVLGGFKKVLEKCNIPCSSNRSGGACIHSLRHTFAVHSLAKMVQEGMDIYCALPLLSVFLGHKTLKGTETYVRLTQDMFPDILLKQTTITRFVYPEMNVITDSNI; translated from the coding sequence ATGTCTGAACAATTCATATATCAAAGCGTGTTCGCTCCTTATTTTAAGGATTTTCTTGCGATGAAAGAGAGTCAAGTTTCCGACATTGGACGGATAAAGTGGATGCTCTTGGAGTTTGACAAGTTCTTCGTTAATAGCAACATCAGGGATGTGTTCATAACTAAAAGCATGATTGATGCATGGAAGTGCACCCGCATACATGACAAAAAGAAAACCCTCTATGACAAGGTGTCCATGTTCCGGCAGTTTTGCCTATACTTATGCCACATAGGAAAAGAATGCTATATACCCAAGTTACCAAAGAAGGAATATTCGGATTTTACTCCTTATGTGTTTACTCGTGGACAGATACAGGATATATTTGAAACCTGTGACAAGCAAAGGATGTATAGTCATAATATATATTGTAATCTTTTTGCATTACCTACTTTATATAGAATCTTATATGCTACAGGGATTAGAATCGGAGAAGCCATATCCATTAGGAATCGGGATGTTGATTTGAGAAGGAATTGCATCATTGTTCGGAAGACAAAGAACAAGATGGAAAGGCTTATTCCTTTAAGTGGCTCCCTGTCCAAGGTTCTACAACAGTATTTGGAATATCGCAATAAGATGCCCTTGCCAGATGTTGATGCCCCGGACAAGTTCCTGTTAATATCTCCATCAGGACGACCGTTATCTTCTTGCACTGTCTTGGGCGGTTTTAAGAAAGTGTTGGAAAAATGCAATATACCCTGTTCGAGCAACCGTTCCGGAGGAGCCTGCATACATAGTCTCAGACATACTTTTGCCGTCCATTCCCTTGCAAAGATGGTGCAAGAAGGAATGGACATATATTGTGCGCTTCCCCTTTTGTCGGTCTTCTTGGGGCATAAGACGTTGAAAGGGACTGAAACCTACGTGCGCCTGACACAAGACATGTTTCCCGATATTCTATTGAAACAAACTACCATAACACGGTTTGTATATCCTGAAATGAACGTAATAACAGATTCAAACATATAG
- a CDS encoding site-specific integrase — MRTTDSAKHLTSFFTEYLIGEKGVSPNTIRSYSESFSLLLNFLDEQVNIKADNLRLEHITRKMVLNFLDWLQDTKKSSNATRNQRLAALRSFCTYMQYEDVKHLEQWQEILSIKVKTHEKRSVNYLSIDGIRLLLAQIPINTKKGRRDLALISLLYDSGARVQELIDLTPASLKLEKPCHVTLFGKGRKKRIVPLQDEQVNLLRSYMEENRLDLSGFNQRPLFFNSCGRKLTNSGISYILNNYINHARIQNPELIPEKISPHTLRHSKAMHLLQAGVNLVYIRDILGHVSIQTTEIYARADSKQKREALESAYVNMIPNDITERSWEKDQELKIWLRNLSK; from the coding sequence ATGAGAACAACAGATTCTGCAAAGCATTTAACGTCCTTTTTCACAGAGTACCTTATCGGAGAAAAGGGCGTAAGCCCTAATACCATACGGTCATACAGCGAATCATTTAGCTTGCTGTTAAACTTTCTGGACGAACAGGTAAACATAAAGGCTGATAATCTTAGATTGGAACATATTACCAGAAAAATGGTTTTAAACTTCCTTGATTGGTTACAAGACACGAAAAAATCGAGTAACGCGACAAGAAATCAAAGATTGGCGGCATTACGTTCTTTTTGTACGTATATGCAATATGAGGATGTAAAGCATCTGGAACAATGGCAAGAGATATTATCCATCAAGGTAAAAACACATGAAAAAAGAAGTGTCAATTATCTCAGCATAGATGGTATTAGGCTTTTATTGGCACAAATACCAATCAACACGAAAAAAGGACGGCGGGATTTAGCTTTGATATCCCTACTCTATGATAGTGGAGCCAGAGTACAAGAATTAATAGACTTGACACCCGCATCTTTGAAATTGGAAAAGCCTTGTCATGTCACCTTATTTGGTAAAGGACGCAAAAAAAGAATTGTCCCTTTACAAGACGAACAAGTGAATTTACTACGCAGTTATATGGAAGAAAATCGTTTAGACCTGTCCGGTTTTAATCAAAGACCTCTTTTCTTTAACAGTTGTGGCAGAAAGCTGACAAACTCTGGCATATCTTATATCTTGAACAATTATATTAATCACGCCCGAATACAAAATCCGGAACTTATACCGGAAAAAATAAGCCCGCATACTTTACGGCACAGTAAAGCTATGCACTTGTTACAAGCTGGTGTAAATTTGGTCTATATTCGTGATATTTTAGGACATGTATCTATACAAACTACTGAAATATATGCTCGGGCTGATTCTAAACAAAAAAGAGAGGCTTTGGAATCAGCTTATGTTAATATGATACCAAACGATATAACAGAACGTTCATGGGAAAAAGACCAAGAACTTAAGATATGGCTAAGGAATCTATCTAAATGA